A stretch of Geomonas oryzisoli DNA encodes these proteins:
- a CDS encoding hybrid sensor histidine kinase/response regulator translates to MPTHDLKPAQTASTPRPPIQSQTVRIVGIYALFGLAWIYGSDHFIDLIIDDKGTLLKIAVIKGFVFILCTATLLYFLINRFLGEVATADRERLESLESLSQRNAQLRLFFEAAPASLAMFDRDMRYIEVSRRWLSMYGLGERDILGLSHYEVFPEIPEYWKEFHRRGLAGETIREEADEFRRADGSLQYVRWEIRPWYQKPGEIGGIVIFTEDITERKQFETALSANERFLRLLTDHLPGLVGYWKEDLTCGFANRTYCEWFGKKAEEIIGVGMRELLGEELFAQNEPHVRAVLAGEPQQFQRTLVKRDGEVAYVWSHYIPDLVDGSTRGFYVLVSDVTELKRAEAERQRLEHQLQQAQKMESVGRLAGGVAHDFNNLLTVIMGLAQLGIRELGPEHPTLVRLEGIRQAAEKSAALTSQLLGFARKQTIAPKVLNLNRAVEEMLKMLKRLVGEDIDLAWSPGKELWQVCMDPSQLDQILANLCVNARDAIADIGKITIETGNVSFDAEYCNAHFDFVPGDYVLVAVSDDGCGMDQETLAQIFEPFFSTKEVGRGTGLGLATVYGIVKQNNGFINTYSEPGEGTTFKVYLPRYTEEGAQAVPETAPAPATGGSETILLVEDEPSILNVAVSLLTLQGYQVLPASKPEDALEFARQYRDRIDLVVTDVVMPQMNGRDLVRRLLTFCPKVKSLYMSGYTANVIAHHGVLDRGVNFISKPFTMNDLAAKVRAVLDAKPEEVA, encoded by the coding sequence TTGCCGACACATGACCTAAAACCTGCGCAGACCGCCTCCACCCCGCGCCCCCCGATCCAGAGCCAGACCGTGCGCATCGTCGGGATCTACGCTCTCTTCGGGCTCGCCTGGATCTACGGTTCCGACCACTTCATCGACCTCATCATCGACGACAAGGGGACGCTCCTCAAGATCGCCGTCATCAAGGGGTTCGTCTTCATCCTCTGCACGGCGACCCTGCTCTACTTCCTCATCAACCGCTTCCTCGGTGAGGTCGCGACGGCGGACCGCGAACGCCTGGAAAGCCTGGAGAGCCTGAGCCAGAGAAACGCACAGCTGCGCCTGTTCTTCGAGGCGGCGCCCGCGTCCCTGGCCATGTTCGACCGGGACATGCGCTACATCGAGGTGAGCCGTCGCTGGCTCTCCATGTACGGCCTGGGGGAGCGCGACATCCTGGGGCTGTCGCACTACGAGGTCTTCCCCGAGATCCCCGAGTACTGGAAGGAGTTCCACCGTCGCGGCCTGGCCGGCGAGACCATCCGGGAGGAGGCGGACGAATTCCGGCGGGCGGACGGGTCGCTGCAGTACGTCAGGTGGGAGATCCGCCCCTGGTACCAAAAGCCCGGCGAGATCGGCGGCATCGTCATCTTCACCGAGGACATCACCGAAAGGAAGCAATTCGAGACCGCCCTGAGCGCCAACGAGCGTTTCCTGCGCCTGTTGACCGACCACCTCCCCGGCCTGGTCGGCTACTGGAAAGAGGACCTGACCTGCGGCTTCGCCAACAGGACCTACTGCGAGTGGTTCGGCAAGAAAGCGGAGGAGATCATCGGTGTGGGCATGCGCGAGCTCTTGGGAGAGGAGCTCTTCGCCCAGAACGAGCCGCACGTGCGCGCGGTGCTCGCGGGAGAGCCGCAGCAGTTCCAGCGGACGCTGGTGAAGCGCGACGGCGAGGTTGCCTACGTCTGGTCCCACTACATCCCCGACCTCGTGGACGGCTCCACCCGCGGCTTTTACGTGCTGGTGTCCGACGTCACCGAGCTGAAACGGGCCGAGGCGGAGAGGCAGCGGCTGGAGCACCAGCTGCAGCAGGCCCAGAAGATGGAGTCGGTGGGGAGGCTCGCCGGAGGGGTGGCGCACGACTTCAACAACCTGCTCACCGTCATCATGGGGCTGGCCCAGCTGGGGATACGGGAACTGGGGCCGGAACACCCGACGCTGGTGCGGCTGGAGGGTATCCGCCAGGCGGCGGAAAAATCCGCGGCTCTCACCAGCCAGCTGCTCGGCTTCGCCCGCAAACAGACCATCGCGCCCAAGGTCCTTAACCTGAACCGTGCCGTCGAAGAGATGCTGAAGATGCTCAAGCGCCTGGTGGGAGAGGACATCGATCTCGCCTGGAGCCCGGGGAAGGAGCTGTGGCAGGTGTGCATGGACCCGTCGCAGCTGGACCAGATCCTCGCGAACCTCTGCGTCAACGCGCGCGACGCCATCGCGGACATCGGCAAGATCACCATCGAAACCGGCAACGTCTCCTTCGACGCCGAGTACTGCAACGCGCACTTCGACTTCGTCCCGGGCGATTACGTCCTGGTGGCGGTGAGCGACGACGGCTGCGGGATGGACCAGGAGACCCTGGCGCAGATCTTCGAGCCTTTCTTCTCCACCAAGGAGGTGGGGCGGGGCACGGGGCTGGGGCTCGCCACGGTGTACGGCATCGTGAAGCAGAACAACGGCTTCATCAACACCTACAGCGAACCGGGAGAAGGGACCACCTTCAAGGTCTACCTGCCGCGGTACACCGAGGAGGGGGCGCAAGCGGTGCCGGAAACGGCTCCGGCGCCGGCCACCGGCGGCAGCGAGACCATCCTGCTGGTCGAGGACGAGCCGAGCATCCTGAACGTTGCCGTATCGCTGCTGACCCTTCAGGGTTACCAGGTGCTGCCGGCGTCCAAACCCGAGGACGCGCTGGAATTCGCGCGGCAGTACCGCGACCGCATCGACCTGGTGGTCACCGACGTCGTGATGCCGCAGATGAACGGCAGGGACCTGGTGCGCAGGCTGCTCACCTTCTGCCCCAAGGTGAAAAGCCTCTACATGTCCGGCTACACCGCCAACGTCATCGCCCACCACGGGGTGCTGGACCGGGGGGTGAACTTCATCTCGAAACCCTTCACCATGAACGATCTGGCCGCCAAGGTGCGCGCCGTGCTCGACGCGAAACCGGAAGAGGTCGCGTAG
- a CDS encoding LTA synthase family protein yields MQQRRLGLVAFVSLTFLAVSTAIRIMLAAATPKGAGLKLSLLLKAAAAGLYFDLATLAYAIVPLALYLILIPRRAATHRRHIWLVRLFFALFVGVLVFDVCAEYIFFDEFGTRFNFIAIDYLVYTQEVVGNIRESYPLSVIFSGIGAVAAAVCWVLRKPLTRGAEATFNGAYHRTGFLLLLPVVLSYGVVNISQSAISKNNYANEIAGNGVYNLFAAFINNELPFTRFYRTLPQNQVNARLRTLVAERNNSFVDPKSERFTRSIRAEGPEKRLNLVVVVEESLSAEYLGTFGNTKGLTPNLDRLASQSLLFTNLYANGTRTVRGLEALTLSVPPLPGTSIVKRPNNGGFRSWGEIMNAKGYQSKYIYAGHGYFDNMNAFFSSNGYSIVDRTDFAKDEISFANVWGVCDEDLFRKVIKEGTKSYEAGKPFFSMVMTTSNHRPFTYPAGRIDIPAKKGRNGGVKYADYAIGRLIAEASSKPWFKDTIFVIVADHCAGSAGKTDIPIKKYEIPLLVYSPAHIKPARVEKLMSQIDVAPTVLGLMNMSYQSDFLGRDIFKDSGQPGRAFISTYQKLGFLTDNELLVLGPRQYSAQYKVNRKTGDAKSEPVTDAMLGDMLAYYQGADYLYQHRLNRIR; encoded by the coding sequence ATGCAGCAACGCCGACTGGGGCTGGTCGCCTTCGTCTCCCTCACATTTCTCGCTGTTTCCACCGCCATCCGCATCATGCTGGCAGCCGCCACCCCGAAGGGGGCCGGCCTCAAACTCTCGCTGCTGCTCAAAGCGGCAGCCGCAGGCCTGTATTTCGACCTGGCTACCTTGGCCTACGCCATCGTGCCGCTGGCGCTGTACCTGATCCTGATCCCGCGTCGGGCGGCGACGCACCGCCGGCACATCTGGCTGGTGCGCCTTTTCTTCGCCCTGTTCGTGGGCGTGCTGGTCTTCGACGTCTGCGCCGAGTACATCTTCTTCGACGAGTTCGGCACCCGCTTCAACTTCATCGCCATCGACTACCTGGTCTATACCCAGGAAGTGGTCGGCAACATCCGGGAGTCCTACCCGCTCAGCGTGATCTTCTCCGGCATCGGAGCCGTGGCGGCGGCCGTCTGCTGGGTCCTGAGAAAGCCGCTGACCCGCGGGGCGGAAGCGACCTTCAACGGTGCCTACCACCGCACCGGTTTCCTGCTCCTGCTGCCGGTCGTCCTCTCCTACGGCGTGGTCAACATCTCCCAGTCGGCCATCTCCAAGAACAACTACGCCAACGAGATCGCGGGCAACGGGGTCTACAACCTGTTCGCCGCCTTCATCAACAACGAGCTTCCCTTCACCAGGTTCTACCGGACCCTGCCGCAGAACCAGGTGAACGCGCGCCTGAGGACCCTGGTCGCGGAGCGCAACAACAGCTTCGTCGATCCCAAATCCGAGCGTTTCACCCGCAGCATCCGCGCCGAGGGGCCGGAGAAGCGCCTGAACCTGGTGGTGGTGGTCGAGGAGAGCCTGTCGGCCGAGTACCTGGGAACGTTCGGCAACACCAAGGGGCTCACCCCGAACCTGGACCGCCTGGCATCGCAGTCGCTTCTGTTCACCAACCTCTACGCCAACGGCACCCGCACCGTGCGCGGCCTGGAGGCGCTCACCCTCTCCGTCCCGCCGCTGCCGGGCACCTCGATCGTGAAGCGTCCCAACAACGGCGGCTTCCGTTCCTGGGGCGAGATCATGAACGCCAAGGGGTACCAGTCGAAGTACATCTACGCCGGGCACGGCTACTTCGACAACATGAACGCCTTCTTCTCGAGTAACGGCTACTCCATCGTGGACCGCACCGACTTCGCCAAGGACGAGATCTCCTTCGCGAACGTCTGGGGGGTGTGCGACGAGGACCTTTTCCGCAAGGTGATCAAGGAGGGGACCAAGTCCTACGAAGCCGGCAAGCCCTTCTTCTCCATGGTGATGACCACCTCCAACCACCGTCCCTTCACCTATCCGGCGGGCAGGATCGACATCCCGGCCAAAAAGGGGCGTAACGGCGGGGTGAAATACGCCGACTACGCCATCGGCAGGCTGATCGCCGAGGCGAGCAGCAAGCCCTGGTTCAAGGACACCATTTTCGTCATCGTCGCCGACCACTGCGCCGGCAGCGCCGGCAAGACCGACATCCCCATCAAGAAGTACGAGATCCCGCTTTTGGTGTACTCACCGGCGCACATCAAACCGGCTCGGGTGGAGAAGCTGATGAGCCAGATCGACGTCGCCCCCACCGTGCTCGGCCTGATGAACATGAGCTACCAGAGCGACTTCCTGGGACGCGACATCTTCAAGGACTCCGGCCAGCCCGGGCGCGCCTTCATCTCGACCTACCAGAAGCTGGGCTTTTTGACCGACAACGAGCTGCTGGTGCTTGGGCCGAGGCAGTATTCGGCGCAGTACAAGGTGAACCGCAAGACCGGCGACGCCAAGAGCGAGCCGGTGACCGACGCCATGCTGGGCGACATGCTCGCGTACTACCAGGGGGCGGACTACCTGTACCAGCACAGGCTGAACCGGATCCGCTAG
- a CDS encoding AzlD family protein: MLPAIEPQVLIAVGLAAAVTYSLRLGGLLLASRFPRSGRFRRAMDALPGALLFSLVVPSIVAEGVWGLMAAALTAIVVLRTRNTLAAMLCGMLVIFAVRKMGL; the protein is encoded by the coding sequence ATGCTGCCGGCTATTGAGCCTCAAGTACTGATCGCCGTGGGACTGGCCGCCGCGGTGACCTACTCCTTGCGGCTGGGCGGGTTGCTGTTGGCCTCCCGTTTCCCGCGTTCCGGTCGCTTCCGCCGTGCCATGGATGCCCTGCCCGGGGCCCTGTTGTTCTCGCTCGTGGTGCCGTCCATCGTCGCCGAAGGCGTCTGGGGACTCATGGCCGCCGCGCTTACCGCCATCGTCGTGTTACGCACCCGCAACACCCTCGCCGCCATGCTCTGCGGCATGCTGGTCATCTTCGCCGTGCGCAAGATGGGGCTATGA
- a CDS encoding AzlC family ABC transporter permease codes for MKHRKPEMIRGARANVPVAASAMAYGSVLGVLAAQKGLSWLDMMYMNSAVFAGAAQFVMVDMWSNHMPIFEMTLAVLVINLRYLLIGASLDPLFSGRSLLHKMGMMHLVADENWAVTMSEQRNGSATTWFLFGGGVFLYLAWSSGTLIGLLGGGFITRPEEYALDFAFTAVFTALAVGLWRGKGDVLPWFVAGAAALLAHKFLPGKWYIVAGGLAGAISAMVGPCESDEVEKVEEVEDAAGY; via the coding sequence ATGAAACACAGAAAGCCCGAGATGATCAGGGGGGCCAGGGCCAACGTGCCGGTGGCCGCCAGCGCCATGGCCTATGGCAGCGTGCTGGGCGTGCTCGCCGCGCAAAAGGGGTTGAGCTGGCTCGACATGATGTACATGAACAGCGCCGTTTTCGCCGGTGCGGCCCAATTCGTCATGGTCGACATGTGGTCGAACCATATGCCCATCTTCGAGATGACGCTGGCCGTCCTGGTGATCAACCTGCGTTACCTGCTGATCGGCGCCTCCCTGGACCCGCTCTTCTCCGGACGGAGCCTGCTGCACAAGATGGGCATGATGCACCTGGTGGCCGACGAGAACTGGGCCGTCACCATGTCCGAGCAGCGCAACGGCAGCGCCACCACCTGGTTTCTCTTCGGCGGCGGCGTCTTCCTCTATCTCGCCTGGAGCAGTGGCACGCTGATCGGTCTTCTTGGCGGCGGCTTCATCACCAGGCCCGAAGAGTACGCCCTCGATTTCGCCTTCACCGCGGTCTTCACGGCGCTGGCCGTCGGGCTGTGGCGCGGCAAGGGCGACGTCCTCCCGTGGTTCGTCGCCGGGGCAGCCGCTTTGTTGGCCCACAAGTTCCTGCCGGGCAAGTGGTACATCGTCGCGGGAGGACTGGCCGGCGCCATCAGCGCCATGGTCGGGCCATGCGAGTCGGACGAAGTGGAGAAGGTGGAGGAGGTGGAAGATGCTGCCGGCTATTGA
- a CDS encoding response regulator transcription factor, whose amino-acid sequence MKKILAVEDSKVAQAQLLDILSGEYEVTLQEDGDSAQSVAIEIGPDLILLDVNLPGMNGYDICRQLKADAATREIPVIFLTSCDTSGEKVKGFEAGADDYIVKPFYPEELVARVSLHLASRREKQMAVEIERLKLLREMAVAISHEFNNPLTAILWHLHLAAKELGEGDDKVRTHLSDLKLELEKIRRIVARLAEASRDAKTEYVMGEAMIDVNSI is encoded by the coding sequence ATGAAAAAGATCCTTGCCGTAGAAGACAGCAAGGTGGCGCAGGCCCAGTTGCTGGACATCCTTAGCGGAGAGTACGAGGTCACCCTGCAAGAGGATGGTGACTCGGCGCAGTCCGTCGCCATTGAGATCGGTCCGGATCTGATCCTGCTCGACGTCAACCTCCCGGGGATGAACGGCTACGACATCTGCCGTCAGCTTAAGGCGGACGCGGCAACACGGGAGATCCCGGTAATCTTTCTAACCAGTTGCGATACCAGCGGTGAAAAGGTGAAGGGGTTCGAGGCCGGGGCGGATGATTACATCGTGAAGCCTTTTTACCCGGAGGAGTTGGTAGCGCGCGTCTCCCTCCACCTGGCATCGCGCAGGGAAAAGCAGATGGCGGTCGAGATCGAGAGACTGAAGCTGCTGCGGGAGATGGCGGTTGCCATCAGTCACGAGTTCAACAACCCCCTGACCGCGATACTGTGGCATCTGCACCTGGCTGCCAAGGAATTGGGGGAGGGCGATGACAAGGTCCGCACCCACCTGTCCGACCTGAAGCTCGAACTCGAGAAGATCCGCCGCATCGTAGCCCGCCTCGCCGAAGCCTCCCGCGACGCCAAGACCGAATATGTCATGGGCGAAGCCATGATCGACGTGAACAGCATCTGA
- a CDS encoding OmpA family protein has product MLRKIAAAVVLTLTVSGVSYAALDAVKGLGKDLGKEAAATAKEGALSAVTKKLKKVQNEKGPIKFKTGKAEVDPACDKTMTAIAAIMTDYPGFHVQVDGHTDNVGKSEANMKLSQDRADAVVKYLVDKKGVAANRLSAKGFGDTKPIADNKTKAGQAKNRRVDFTVTKM; this is encoded by the coding sequence ATGTTACGGAAAATTGCTGCTGCTGTTGTACTGACTCTGACGGTTTCCGGTGTTTCTTATGCGGCGCTTGATGCTGTCAAGGGGCTTGGCAAAGACCTGGGCAAGGAAGCCGCGGCGACCGCCAAAGAGGGCGCTCTCAGTGCTGTGACCAAGAAGCTGAAGAAGGTTCAGAACGAGAAGGGGCCGATCAAGTTCAAGACCGGCAAGGCTGAGGTGGATCCCGCCTGTGACAAGACCATGACCGCCATCGCTGCGATCATGACCGATTACCCGGGCTTCCATGTGCAGGTGGACGGCCACACCGACAACGTCGGCAAGTCCGAAGCGAACATGAAGCTTTCCCAGGACCGTGCCGATGCCGTCGTGAAGTACCTGGTCGACAAGAAAGGCGTAGCGGCCAACCGGCTTTCCGCCAAGGGCTTCGGCGACACCAAGCCGATCGCCGACAACAAGACCAAGGCCGGCCAGGCGAAGAACCGCCGCGTCGACTTCACCGTCACCAAGATGTAG
- a CDS encoding MASE3 domain-containing protein, with protein sequence MSEATARNEEQRTETRILSLVLFTLAILVLYICSTYSYLLFHTMVEVFCVLVTLGVFLLAWNSRRFLDNHYFLFLALSLAVSGLLELLHTFAYKGIGIFVGYDANLPTQLWVSFRYVVSLSFLAAPLFINRKLNVVAAVTGFGSIAVLLILAIFSGHFPDCYVEGRGLTSFKIYSEYLAIVILLASAAVLWVNRERFDRRVLRTLVASVLSAACAGIAFTQYLSVYGQANLVGHLFLFLSSVLIYRAIVSTGLKEPAALLFRSLEQSEQALKLSEARLQLALEQRTRELVEKEEREAALKRSNERLDLLADTASQLLQSKDPRLLATVLCRKVMEFLDCDVFFNYLMDEENGGLKLNACAGISEEQAAAIERLNLGVAVCGCAARDACRIVAENIPGSVDARTDLVKSLGVKAYACHPLLSQGRVLGTLSFGTSSRISFSEDDLSLMKAVADQVSIAMERNLMEERLRQAKLAAEEASHTKSRFVANMSHELRTPMTGVLGMLDLALLTPDDAERSGYIQTAQRSARSLLRILNDILDLAKVEAGKFTLDLRPFSLRVCLGQAIDIVMPEVKRKGLELDLQVEDGLPDHVQGDQIRLRQVLTNLLGNAVKFTEHGGVAITVRAGASGNDAQMEFHFAVRDTGIGIPPDKRHMLFNSFSQLDDSNTRSHGGTGLGLAISKEIVERMGGSIVVEGEAGAGSCFSFSVRLGLVEGEAEVEPPSPRPPSQPAATGSAATGGARRLLVAEDDPTIRQVLGTMLGRVGYQVDFAEDGEQAVEKWQRSSFDMIIMDVQMPHLDGFEATRTIRELELRRGGRLPILAMTAHAMKQDEDRCIAAGMDDYISKPIDFRECLEKIGALLGSAGSACP encoded by the coding sequence GTGAGCGAGGCCACCGCCCGCAACGAGGAGCAACGGACTGAGACAAGGATCCTATCCCTCGTCCTGTTCACACTCGCCATACTGGTCCTCTACATCTGCAGTACCTACTCTTACCTGCTGTTCCACACCATGGTCGAGGTCTTCTGCGTCCTCGTCACCCTGGGCGTTTTCCTGCTGGCCTGGAATTCCCGAAGATTCCTGGACAACCACTATTTCCTTTTCCTGGCGCTGTCCTTGGCCGTTTCAGGCCTTCTGGAGTTGCTGCACACCTTCGCCTACAAGGGGATCGGGATCTTCGTCGGGTACGACGCCAACCTCCCGACGCAACTCTGGGTCTCCTTCCGCTACGTGGTCAGTCTCTCTTTCCTGGCTGCGCCGCTTTTCATCAACCGAAAGCTCAACGTCGTCGCGGCGGTGACCGGCTTCGGCAGCATTGCGGTGTTGCTCATCCTCGCCATATTTTCCGGCCATTTCCCCGACTGCTACGTCGAGGGGCGGGGGCTGACCTCCTTCAAGATCTACAGCGAGTACCTCGCGATCGTGATCCTGCTGGCCTCGGCTGCGGTGTTGTGGGTGAACCGGGAGCGCTTCGACCGTCGCGTCCTCAGAACACTCGTCGCCTCCGTGCTCAGCGCCGCTTGTGCCGGCATCGCCTTCACGCAGTACCTGAGCGTGTACGGCCAGGCGAACCTGGTCGGCCACCTCTTTCTCTTTCTCTCCTCCGTCCTCATCTACCGGGCCATCGTCTCGACCGGCCTGAAGGAACCCGCCGCGCTGCTGTTTCGCAGCCTGGAACAGAGCGAGCAGGCACTCAAGCTAAGCGAGGCCAGGCTGCAACTCGCCCTGGAACAGCGCACGCGGGAACTGGTCGAGAAGGAGGAACGCGAAGCCGCGCTAAAGCGCAGTAACGAGCGGCTCGATCTTCTGGCTGACACGGCGAGTCAGCTGCTGCAGAGCAAAGATCCCCGACTGCTTGCAACCGTGTTGTGCCGCAAGGTGATGGAGTTTCTGGACTGCGACGTCTTCTTCAACTACCTCATGGATGAAGAGAACGGTGGGCTGAAACTCAACGCCTGTGCCGGCATCAGCGAAGAGCAGGCCGCGGCCATAGAACGGCTGAACCTGGGCGTCGCGGTCTGCGGATGTGCTGCGCGCGACGCCTGCAGGATCGTGGCAGAAAACATCCCGGGATCTGTCGACGCCCGTACCGACCTCGTCAAGTCGCTCGGGGTAAAGGCGTACGCCTGTCATCCGCTTCTGTCCCAGGGGCGGGTGCTGGGAACGCTCTCCTTCGGCACCTCCAGCAGGATCAGCTTCAGCGAAGACGACCTCTCGCTGATGAAGGCTGTTGCGGACCAGGTGTCCATCGCCATGGAGCGCAACCTCATGGAGGAGCGGCTGCGCCAGGCGAAGCTGGCGGCCGAGGAGGCCAGCCATACCAAGAGCAGGTTCGTTGCCAACATGAGCCACGAGCTGCGCACCCCGATGACGGGGGTGCTCGGCATGCTCGACCTGGCGCTGCTGACCCCGGATGACGCGGAAAGATCCGGCTACATCCAGACCGCCCAAAGGTCGGCGCGCTCGCTGCTGCGGATCCTGAACGACATCCTGGACCTGGCCAAGGTAGAAGCCGGCAAGTTCACCCTGGACCTCCGGCCCTTCTCCTTGCGCGTCTGTCTCGGTCAGGCGATCGACATCGTGATGCCCGAGGTGAAGCGCAAGGGGTTGGAGCTCGATCTACAGGTGGAAGACGGGCTCCCCGACCACGTACAGGGGGATCAGATCAGACTGCGCCAGGTGCTCACCAACCTGCTTGGAAACGCGGTGAAGTTTACCGAGCACGGCGGAGTCGCCATTACCGTGCGCGCAGGCGCAAGTGGCAACGACGCTCAGATGGAGTTCCATTTCGCCGTACGCGATACCGGCATCGGCATACCGCCGGACAAGAGGCACATGCTCTTCAATTCCTTCAGCCAACTGGACGACTCCAACACCCGCAGCCACGGAGGCACCGGCCTGGGACTCGCCATCAGCAAGGAGATCGTGGAGCGGATGGGGGGAAGCATCGTCGTGGAAGGCGAAGCAGGTGCGGGAAGCTGCTTCTCGTTCTCGGTCCGGCTGGGGCTCGTCGAGGGTGAGGCGGAGGTGGAGCCTCCCTCCCCGCGCCCACCCTCTCAACCGGCAGCGACAGGGAGTGCGGCAACGGGTGGCGCCCGGCGCCTGCTGGTCGCGGAGGACGATCCCACCATCCGGCAGGTGTTGGGTACCATGCTGGGGAGGGTCGGCTACCAGGTGGATTTCGCGGAAGACGGCGAACAGGCGGTGGAAAAGTGGCAGAGGTCCAGCTTCGACATGATCATCATGGACGTCCAGATGCCCCATCTTGATGGCTTCGAGGCGACTCGGACCATTCGGGAACTGGAACTGCGGCGCGGGGGACGCCTGCCGATCCTCGCCATGACCGCACACGCCATGAAACAGGATGAGGATCGCTGCATCGCCGCCGGCATGGATGACTACATCTCGAAACCCATCGACTTCAGGGAATGCCTCGAAAAGATCGGGGCCCTACTCGGTTCAGCCGGCTCCGCCTGTCCATAA